GCCGCCGATCCCCGTGATGAGAAGGTCTTCCCCCGGTTTGAGTCCCGCACGCGTGAAGAGGGCGCGGTATGCGGTGAGGAAGGCGAGGGGGAGGGCCGCCGCCTCTTCCCACGTCAAGCCGCAAGGGAGGGGGACGGCGTTTTCTTGGGGTACGACGACGGCCTCGGCAAAGGTCCCGTTGTCCGGTACGCCGAGGATGCGAAACCCCGGAGGAGGGGCAGAAGACGCGTCGCGCCAGCCGAGGCTCGGCACCACAAACACGCGCTCGCCCATGCGAAATGTAGGGACGCCTTCGCCCACGGCGCAAATCACCCCCGCCCCGTCAGAACCGAGGATCGTCCCGGGACGGGCTTCCATCGAACCTTCGAGAAAGTACAGATCCCTGTGGTTGAGGGCGCTCGCCGCAAGGCAAACGCGTACTTCCCCGGGGCCGGGTTCGGGAAGGGGAACCTCTTCCCACGCGAGGGGAACCCGCGCGCCGCGAAACACCCACGCTCGCATCCCATCACCCCTTTACCGGAAATACGACAAAAGGCGTCCGAGACTGCGCCCCCGTTTACACGAAGTGGCAGGCGACGAAGTGGCCAGGGGCGACCTCGCGAAGCGGCGGGGGCTCCTCCGCGCAGCGCGGCTGTGCCAGCGGACAACGCGTGCGAAACGGACAGCCGCTGGGCGGATGGAGGGGGCTCGGAATTTCTCCCGAGAGGACGATGCGCTCCCGCGTGCGCTCCACCCGCGGATCGGGAACGGGGATCGCAGAGAGCAAGGCCCGCGTGTAGGGATGAAGAGGATTCCGGTAGAGTTCGTCGCTCGGGGCGACCTCTACGAGGTGCCCGAGGTACATCACGCCAATGCGGTCGGAGAGGTAGCGAACCATGGAAAGGTCGTGGGCGATGAAGAGGTACGTAAGGCCGCGCTCCTCTTTGAGGCGGTAGAGGAGGTTTACGATCTGAGCCTGGATGGAGACGTCGAGGGCGGAGATGGGCTCGTCGGCGACGATGAATCGGGGTTCCACGGCAAGGGCGCGGGCGATGCCGATTCGCTGCCGTTGTCCCCCGGAAAATTCGTGCGGAAAGCGAAAGGCGTGCTCGCGCGTGAGACCTACGGCCTCAAGCAAGGCGTAGACGCGATCGCGCCGCTCCGCCGGAGTATTGGCAAGTCGGTGAATGTCGATCCCCTCGGCGACGATGTCCATCACCATCATCCGTGGATTCAGGGAGGCGTACGGGTCCTGAAAGATCATCTGCGCCTCACGCCGATAGCGGAGAAGGTCGCGGCCGCGCAAAGCAAAGACGTCACGGCCGTCGAAGAGAACCTCTCCCGCCGTACGGTCGTAAAGGCGAAGGACGGTCCTCCCCACCGTGGATTTCCCACTCCCCGACTCGCCGACGAGGCCGAAGGTCTCCCCTTCGCGAATCGCAAAGCTCACATCGTGCACCGCCCGAAGGACCTGGCCGCGCCGAAGGTGGAAGTACTTGCTCAGGTGCTTTACCTCGACAAGGACCCGGCTCACGCCTGACCACCTCCCTGAATGGCGGGGGCGATTCGCGGCGCCGCGGGGTGGTGGAGAAAGCAGCGGGCCCCGTGCGTCGGCGAAAACCGATATTCAGGCGGCGAAGCCTGACGACAGATTTCCATGGCAAAAGGACAACGGGGATGGAAGGCGCATCCGGAAGGCGGCTTGAGGAGATTGGGAGGGCTTCCCGGGATGGAAACGAGCGGTTCCCGTCGATCTTTGTCCAGACGGGGAAGGGAATTGAGAAGCCCCCAGGTGTATGGGTGGCGCGTTTCCGCAAAGACCTCCTCGGTAGTCCCCCACTCCACCCCTTCGCCGGCGTACATCACGAGCACGCGATCGGCTACGCGGGCGACGACACCGAGGTCGTGGGTGATGAGGATGAGGGAGGTGCCGAAGCGCGTCTTGAGCTCCATGAGAAGTTCGAGGATTTGCGCCTGGATCGTCACGTCCAAGGCCGTGGTAGGCTCGTCAGCGATGATGAGCTTCGGACGCGCGGCGAGGGCGATGGCGATGACCACCCGTTGGCGCATTCCTCCGGAAAATTCGTGGGGGTACTGGCGTACCCGGACCTCCGGTTGGGGGATGCCCACGAGCCGGAGAAGCTCTACCGCCCATTCTTCTGCCTCCCGCGCGCCCGCTCCGGTGTGCTTTTGGAACCCTTCAGCGATCTGCCGACCTATGGTCATCGTCGGGTTGAGGGCGGTCATGGGGTCCTGAAAGACCATGGCGATCTCGCGGCCGCGGACGTTTTCCCACTCGCGTTCACCAAGTTCGAGGAGATTCCTGCCGCCAAAGAGGATCCGTCCGCTTCGGATCTGGGCCGGTGGCCGGGGAAGAAGGCCAAGGATCGCCTGGGCGGTCACGCTCTTCCCGCTCCCCGATTCTCCGACTACGGCGAGCGTCTCTCCGTACCCAAGCTCAAAAGAAACCCCGCGCACAGCCTGAACGACGCCCGCATAGGTGTGGAAGTCCACGGTGAGATTTTCCACGCGCAGAAGCGGCCCTCGAGATCCGAGGGGCGGTTCTTTCGGGTGAATTGTCTCGTACGTCTGCGGCATAGCGGTCCCTCCTTACACCCGGAGCCGGGGATCGATGGCGTCGCGGAGGGCGTCGCCGAGTAGGTTGAAGGCGAGCGAGGTCAAGGTGATCGCCAACGCCGGAAAGAAGAAGGTCCAGGGAAGGATCTCGAGGACACGCCATCCGTCGTTTACGAGGACACCCCAGGAGGCAAGGGGGGGCTGCAACCCGAGGCCGATGAAGCTCAAGGCGGCCTCCGTAAAGATCACGGCAGGGATATTCATGGTCAGGCGCACGACGACAATCCCCAAAACGTTGGGAAAGAGGTGGCGCCAAAGGATCCGCCACGTCGAAGCACCCAAAGCTCGGGCCGCAAGGACGAATTCCTGGTTTTTCAAGGCGAGGACTTGTCCGCGGACGAGCCGGGCCATCGTCGTCCAGCCCGTGATCGCCATGGCGACGATCATCGTGAAGAGGCCACTTCCCAGGTAGAGCATGAGGAGGATCACCATGATGAGCCAGGGAACCCCCGAAAGGACCTCGATCGTGCGCATGACCACGCTGTCCGTAACCCCGCCCCGGAGCCCCGCCAAAGCCCCCAAGAACACGCCGATGAGGAGGTCGATCGTCGTCGCGGCAAAGGCGATGAACAAGGAAATCCGCGCACCTTGGGCGACGCGGAAAAAGAGGTCTCTGCCAAACGTATCCGTCCCAAAAGGATGGTCCCAACTTGGAGCGAGACGTGCGTTGGAGAGGTCAAGGTTGACGTCGCGGTAGGGCGAAAGCGCGGGGACGAGCAAGGCATATGCGACCATGAGGACAAGGAACCCGAGGGAAGCGAGGGCGACGGGGTTTCGACTCAGCCGCCGCCATACTTCCTGCCAAAAGGTGAGGGCAGGGCCGGCAAGTTCTTCGCGGTCTACTTCTTGGGCGAGGGGGCGAAAGAGCGAGGCGTCATATGTCTGTCCCTCGGAGAGAACGGTACCCCATTCCCCCAATGCCGTTCACTCCTTCCGTCCGGCGATGCGTATCCGAGGATCGACGAGCCCGTAGGCGATGTCCGTGAAAAAGATTGCAAGGACAAAAAGAAGGCTGTAGAAGATGGTGAGGCCCATGACCAAGGTGTAGTCGTTGTTGTTGATCGACGTCACGTAATGTTGTCCGATGCCGGGTACGCTGAAGATCTGCTCGATGATGATCGATCCGGTGATCAGGTCGACGACGAGGACACCGAAAATCGTCACGATCGGAAGGAGGGCATTTCTCAGGGCGTGACGCCAAATTACGGTTCTCCGGCTCAAGCCCTTGGCCACTGCGGTCCGAAGGAAATCTGCCCCCAAAACGTCGAGCATCGAGGTGCGCATGAGCCGGGTGACCAAGGCCACAACCCCTACGGCAAGCGAGAGCGTGGGAAGAATGGAATACTCGAATCCCCCCCAGAGGGCGACGGGTAAGACGCGTAGCTTTACCCCGAAGATGTACTGGAGAAACCCTGCAAGCACGAAGCTGGGAATCGACACTCCGAGAACAGCCAAAAACACGAGGCCGTAGTCGAGCGCCCGCGCGCGGTTGAGCGCCGCCAAGACTCCAAAAAGGAGCCCTACGGGAAGTCCGACGAGAAGGGCCTGGAGCCCGATTTGGGCAGACACCGGAAAACTCCTGGCGATGATCTCGTCGACGGTCTGGTTTTCGTACTTGAACGAGTACCCCAGATTCCCCTGAAGGAGGTTCTCCAGGTACATCACATACTGTACGGCAACGGGCTTGTCCAGGCCGTACTTCCGGTCGAAGAGCTGCTTGATCTCCGGCGTGAGCTTTTCGGGGTTCTTGTACGGTCCGCCCGGAAGGGCGTGGACGAGGAAGAACGTGAGGGTGGCGATGATGAAGAGCGTAAAGAGCATGGACATGAAGCGCCGAAACGTATACGCCAGCATCGTCCCGCACCGCCTCCGAAGTTCTTCTCCCTATTAAAGCACACGGCCTCCCAAAAAAGAAGATTTCTTTCCAGGTCTCACCGCAGCAAAAACTGTGAAGGGGCGGCAGTGCCGCCCCTCCTTGTCTGCCGTCCGCCCGGCGGAAACAGGTTCAGCGCGCGACCTTGGCCCACTTGAGCTCAATGCTCGCTCCCGTGGCGCGCATGAAGAGGCCTTGGACGTACGGCTTTTGTAGGTAAGCGACGGCGCGATG
This is a stretch of genomic DNA from Brockia lithotrophica. It encodes these proteins:
- a CDS encoding zinc-binding dehydrogenase, whose translation is MRAWVFRGARVPLAWEEVPLPEPGPGEVRVCLAASALNHRDLYFLEGSMEARPGTILGSDGAGVICAVGEGVPTFRMGERVFVVPSLGWRDASSAPPPGFRILGVPDNGTFAEAVVVPQENAVPLPCGLTWEEAAALPLAFLTAYRALFTRAGLKPGEDLLITGIGGGVALAALQLGVAQGARVWVTSRHEEKRARAFALGASGAFSSASFAADVRREAGGVDVVLEAVGGATFAESLASLRPGGRIVTFAAAYGGEVQLALRPFFYGQYSLLGTTMGSLAEFHRLLGEFVVGRSVRPVIDRVYPAERLPEALERLAAGEHFGKIVVRWGEPR
- a CDS encoding ABC transporter ATP-binding protein, whose translation is MSRVLVEVKHLSKYFHLRRGQVLRAVHDVSFAIREGETFGLVGESGSGKSTVGRTVLRLYDRTAGEVLFDGRDVFALRGRDLLRYRREAQMIFQDPYASLNPRMMVMDIVAEGIDIHRLANTPAERRDRVYALLEAVGLTREHAFRFPHEFSGGQRQRIGIARALAVEPRFIVADEPISALDVSIQAQIVNLLYRLKEERGLTYLFIAHDLSMVRYLSDRIGVMYLGHLVEVAPSDELYRNPLHPYTRALLSAIPVPDPRVERTRERIVLSGEIPSPLHPPSGCPFRTRCPLAQPRCAEEPPPLREVAPGHFVACHFV
- a CDS encoding ABC transporter ATP-binding protein translates to MPQTYETIHPKEPPLGSRGPLLRVENLTVDFHTYAGVVQAVRGVSFELGYGETLAVVGESGSGKSVTAQAILGLLPRPPAQIRSGRILFGGRNLLELGEREWENVRGREIAMVFQDPMTALNPTMTIGRQIAEGFQKHTGAGAREAEEWAVELLRLVGIPQPEVRVRQYPHEFSGGMRQRVVIAIALAARPKLIIADEPTTALDVTIQAQILELLMELKTRFGTSLILITHDLGVVARVADRVLVMYAGEGVEWGTTEEVFAETRHPYTWGLLNSLPRLDKDRREPLVSIPGSPPNLLKPPSGCAFHPRCPFAMEICRQASPPEYRFSPTHGARCFLHHPAAPRIAPAIQGGGQA
- a CDS encoding ABC transporter permease, which produces MGEWGTVLSEGQTYDASLFRPLAQEVDREELAGPALTFWQEVWRRLSRNPVALASLGFLVLMVAYALLVPALSPYRDVNLDLSNARLAPSWDHPFGTDTFGRDLFFRVAQGARISLFIAFAATTIDLLIGVFLGALAGLRGGVTDSVVMRTIEVLSGVPWLIMVILLMLYLGSGLFTMIVAMAITGWTTMARLVRGQVLALKNQEFVLAARALGASTWRILWRHLFPNVLGIVVVRLTMNIPAVIFTEAALSFIGLGLQPPLASWGVLVNDGWRVLEILPWTFFFPALAITLTSLAFNLLGDALRDAIDPRLRV
- a CDS encoding ABC transporter permease, which produces MLAYTFRRFMSMLFTLFIIATLTFFLVHALPGGPYKNPEKLTPEIKQLFDRKYGLDKPVAVQYVMYLENLLQGNLGYSFKYENQTVDEIIARSFPVSAQIGLQALLVGLPVGLLFGVLAALNRARALDYGLVFLAVLGVSIPSFVLAGFLQYIFGVKLRVLPVALWGGFEYSILPTLSLAVGVVALVTRLMRTSMLDVLGADFLRTAVAKGLSRRTVIWRHALRNALLPIVTIFGVLVVDLITGSIIIEQIFSVPGIGQHYVTSINNNDYTLVMGLTIFYSLLFVLAIFFTDIAYGLVDPRIRIAGRKE